From one Phytohabitans houttuyneae genomic stretch:
- a CDS encoding branched-chain amino acid ABC transporter permease has protein sequence MKSTVVRHLALTIAAAAALLALTYGLEPFRNYQLATAAAYLCATAGLTVLTGLSGQLSLGHGALMATGAYPVALAQNEFRDRDISGGWVLPVSLSIGVATALVAGLVVGLAAARLRGPYLAGVTLAVAVIVPALTTAFDSVFNGDQGLSVYVAPPPMSLGYDFPYERWQAWIALTGALLVMFLLANLLRSRYGRHFRAVRDDEVAARLAGINVARTQVLAFVVSAACAGLGGGLLAVLAQSVSPGAFSLTLSLFLVMAVVIGGLGRLAGAAWGAVLLVLLPEASHSVTEALSLSPSAAQRLDGNLPLAIFGITLVAVMLLAPGGVQGLLSRAAGLRRRTRGWSDPGAERQHSAGR, from the coding sequence ATGAAGTCCACAGTGGTGCGCCACCTGGCGCTGACGATCGCGGCCGCGGCCGCGCTGCTCGCCCTCACCTACGGGCTGGAGCCGTTCCGCAACTACCAGCTCGCCACCGCCGCGGCGTACCTGTGCGCGACGGCGGGCCTGACCGTCCTCACCGGACTGAGCGGGCAGCTCTCCCTCGGCCACGGCGCGCTGATGGCCACCGGCGCCTACCCGGTCGCCCTCGCGCAGAACGAGTTCCGCGACCGGGACATCAGCGGTGGCTGGGTGCTGCCGGTCTCGCTGTCGATCGGCGTGGCCACCGCGCTCGTCGCCGGGCTGGTGGTCGGCCTCGCCGCGGCGCGGCTGCGCGGGCCGTACCTGGCCGGTGTCACGCTCGCCGTCGCGGTCATCGTGCCGGCGCTCACCACCGCGTTCGACAGCGTCTTCAACGGCGACCAGGGCTTGTCCGTCTACGTCGCACCGCCGCCGATGTCGCTCGGCTACGACTTCCCCTACGAGCGGTGGCAGGCCTGGATCGCGCTGACCGGCGCGCTGCTGGTCATGTTCCTGCTCGCCAACCTGCTGCGCAGCCGCTACGGCCGGCACTTCCGGGCGGTCCGCGACGACGAGGTGGCGGCCCGGCTGGCCGGCATCAACGTGGCCCGTACCCAGGTGCTCGCGTTTGTGGTGAGCGCCGCCTGCGCAGGGCTCGGCGGCGGGCTGCTGGCCGTGCTGGCGCAGAGCGTGTCACCCGGCGCGTTCTCGCTGACGCTGTCGCTGTTCCTCGTCATGGCCGTCGTGATCGGCGGCCTCGGCCGCCTTGCCGGCGCGGCCTGGGGTGCGGTCCTGCTCGTCCTGCTCCCGGAGGCCAGCCACTCGGTCACCGAGGCGCTGTCGCTCTCGCCGTCGGCCGCCCAGCGGCTCGACGGCAACCTTCCACTGGCGATCTTCGGCATCACGCTGGTCGCCGTCATGCTCCTCGCGCCCGGCGGCGTGCAGGGCCTGCTGTCCCGCGCCGCCGGACTGCGCCGCAGGACCCGGGGTTGGTCCGACCCGGGCGCGGAGCGACAACACAGCGCCGGGCGGTGA
- a CDS encoding acyl-CoA dehydrogenase family protein: MTAMPDLLYDESEEDLRASLRALLSDVDRWPAALARIDGGEPYDAKLWRVLAGEMGLAGLLVPEGHGGAGAGHRVAALVLEELGRAVAPVPYLGSAVVATTALLTCGATDLLRPLAEGDAVAALAVPFSRSPYDRALYDRVAERDGGLHGTITSVADALPADILLVPAADGLWAVDAEAPGVTRTPVVSLDATRQLCDITLAGASGQRIAGAETGRVAVRAALTTGAALLASEQLGVASWCLETTVAYVKERRQFGRPVGSFQAVKHRLADVWVDVTQARAVARYAAASAGEPGGEAEVAAALAQAHCAPVAVHAAEECVQLHGGIGFTWEYPAHLYLKRAKAAAIAFGTPDRHRAALGQLVDLPAA; encoded by the coding sequence ATGACGGCGATGCCCGACCTGCTCTACGACGAGTCCGAAGAGGACCTGCGGGCCAGCCTGCGCGCGCTGCTGTCCGATGTGGACCGCTGGCCGGCCGCGCTGGCCCGGATCGACGGCGGCGAGCCGTACGACGCGAAGCTGTGGCGGGTGCTCGCCGGCGAGATGGGACTGGCCGGGCTGCTCGTGCCCGAGGGGCACGGCGGCGCCGGGGCGGGGCACCGGGTCGCCGCGCTGGTGCTGGAGGAGTTGGGCAGGGCGGTCGCGCCGGTGCCGTACCTGGGCAGCGCCGTCGTCGCGACCACCGCCCTGCTCACCTGCGGCGCCACCGACCTGCTCCGGCCGCTGGCCGAGGGCGACGCGGTCGCGGCGCTGGCCGTGCCGTTCTCGCGGTCGCCCTACGACCGGGCGCTCTACGACCGGGTCGCGGAGCGCGACGGCGGCCTGCACGGCACGATCACCAGCGTCGCCGACGCGCTGCCCGCCGACATCCTTCTGGTACCGGCGGCGGACGGGCTCTGGGCCGTCGACGCCGAGGCGCCGGGAGTGACCCGCACGCCGGTGGTCTCGCTCGACGCCACCCGCCAGCTGTGCGACATCACGCTGGCCGGGGCGTCCGGGCAGCGCATCGCGGGCGCCGAGACCGGCCGCGTCGCGGTGCGCGCAGCGTTGACCACGGGCGCCGCCCTGCTCGCCTCCGAGCAGCTGGGCGTCGCGTCCTGGTGCCTCGAGACCACCGTGGCGTACGTGAAGGAGCGGCGCCAGTTCGGCCGCCCGGTCGGCTCGTTCCAGGCGGTCAAGCATCGCCTCGCGGACGTCTGGGTGGACGTGACGCAGGCCCGGGCGGTGGCCCGCTACGCCGCTGCCAGCGCCGGTGAGCCCGGTGGCGAGGCGGAGGTCGCGGCCGCGCTGGCACAGGCGCACTGCGCGCCGGTGGCCGTGCACGCCGCGGAGGAGTGCGTGCAGCTGCACGGCGGGATCGGCTTCACCTGGGAGTACCCGGCACACCTGTACCTGAAGCGGGCCAAGGCGGCGGCTATCGCCTTCGGCACGCCGGATCGGCACCGCGCGGCCCTCGGGCAGCTGGTCGACCTGCCCGCCGCGTAA
- a CDS encoding TetR/AcrR family transcriptional regulator: MTEARVDGRTARAERTRRAIVEAHLALISEGDLRPTGERIAERAGVSLRTLWINFKDMETLFEASGIQVLERQDAEFIPVPADLPLRQRVDAYCRQRAHLMQMFAPIFKAAAMREPTSPQLRRNRAKHIGRVRREVEDLFAPELELAGPGASELVDALVASSMWPAWSMFRDGLGLDVEGRGGR, encoded by the coding sequence ATGACGGAGGCGCGGGTGGACGGCCGGACCGCGCGCGCGGAGCGCACCCGGCGGGCGATCGTGGAGGCCCACCTCGCCCTCATCTCCGAGGGCGACCTGCGGCCCACCGGCGAGCGGATCGCCGAGCGGGCGGGCGTCTCCCTGCGCACCCTGTGGATCAACTTCAAGGACATGGAGACGCTGTTCGAGGCGAGCGGCATCCAGGTGCTGGAGCGGCAGGACGCCGAGTTCATTCCGGTGCCGGCGGACCTGCCGCTGCGGCAGCGGGTCGACGCGTACTGCCGCCAGCGGGCCCACCTCATGCAGATGTTCGCGCCGATCTTCAAGGCCGCGGCCATGCGCGAGCCGACCTCACCCCAGCTGCGCCGCAACCGGGCCAAGCACATCGGCCGGGTGCGGCGCGAGGTGGAGGATCTGTTCGCCCCGGAGCTGGAGCTCGCCGGCCCCGGAGCGAGCGAGCTTGTCGACGCCCTCGTCGCGTCCAGCATGTGGCCGGCGTGGTCGATGTTCCGCGACGGGCTGGGGCTGGACGTCGAGGGGCGCGGCGGGCGATGA
- a CDS encoding ABC transporter ATP-binding protein, which translates to MLEVRGLVAGYGAAPVLREVDLTIPRGAITAVLGANGAGKTTLLRTLSGLLKPTAGRIVFDGQDLRGAKVEHLVRRGLAHVPQGRGVVAELTVEENLRLGGLWRGDAAGLRRDVAEAYETFPALARRRKHSGHQLSGGERQMLALARALVGRPRLLLLDEPSLGLAPRVTAQIMALLRRLRDASGLTVLLVEQNVRGALSVADDGVVMSLGRIAVTASAERLRDDAALRHAYLGF; encoded by the coding sequence ATGTTGGAGGTTCGCGGGCTTGTCGCCGGCTACGGTGCCGCGCCCGTCCTCAGGGAGGTCGACCTGACCATCCCCCGCGGCGCCATCACCGCGGTGCTGGGTGCCAACGGGGCGGGCAAGACCACCCTGTTGCGTACCCTGTCGGGGCTCCTGAAACCCACCGCGGGCCGGATCGTCTTCGACGGCCAGGACCTGCGCGGGGCCAAAGTGGAGCATCTCGTGCGGCGCGGGCTCGCCCACGTGCCGCAGGGCCGGGGCGTCGTCGCCGAGCTGACCGTCGAGGAAAACCTGCGCCTCGGCGGGCTGTGGCGCGGTGACGCCGCCGGGCTGCGCCGGGACGTCGCCGAGGCGTACGAGACTTTTCCGGCCCTGGCCCGCCGGCGAAAGCACAGTGGACACCAGCTCTCCGGCGGCGAGCGGCAGATGCTCGCGCTGGCCCGCGCGCTCGTCGGCCGGCCCCGGCTGCTCCTGCTCGACGAGCCGTCGCTGGGCCTCGCTCCGCGGGTGACCGCCCAGATCATGGCGCTGCTGCGGCGCCTGCGCGACGCCAGCGGCCTGACCGTTCTGCTGGTCGAGCAAAACGTGCGCGGTGCCCTTTCGGTCGCCGACGACGGCGTGGTCATGTCGCTGGGCCGGATCGCCGTCACCGCCTCCGCCGAGCGGCTGCGCGACGACGCCGCCCTCCGCCACGCGTACCTCGGATTCTGA
- a CDS encoding ABC transporter ATP-binding protein has translation MALALHGITARFGGLVALDDVSMRVEPGRIVGVIGPNGAGKTTLFNVVCGFVTPSSGSLTLDGAPLRPRPHRLTAHGIARTLQGVGLFDGLTVLENVMAGASHTARAGFVPALLGLPRSDRDERRLRELAMRCLTEVGAAEHAAAAPATLPYAVRKRVALARALAARPRLLLLDEPAGGLGAEEVEELGQLIRSLPRQSGGECAVVLVEHHMDLVMAVCDEIVVLDFGRVVAAGTPDEVRDNPAVAEAYLGADVSTVDAEAPA, from the coding sequence ATGGCGCTGGCGTTGCACGGCATCACCGCACGCTTCGGCGGCCTTGTCGCGCTCGACGACGTTTCGATGCGGGTCGAGCCCGGCCGGATCGTCGGTGTGATCGGGCCCAACGGCGCCGGCAAGACCACGCTCTTCAATGTCGTGTGCGGGTTTGTGACGCCGTCCTCCGGCTCGCTGACGCTCGACGGCGCGCCCCTGCGGCCCCGGCCGCACCGGCTCACCGCGCATGGCATCGCCCGCACCCTGCAGGGCGTCGGGCTCTTCGACGGCCTGACCGTGCTGGAAAACGTGATGGCGGGCGCGAGCCACACGGCCCGGGCCGGCTTCGTCCCGGCGCTGCTCGGCCTGCCGCGCAGTGACCGGGACGAGCGCCGCCTGCGCGAGCTGGCGATGCGGTGCCTTACCGAGGTGGGCGCCGCGGAGCACGCGGCCGCCGCGCCGGCCACCTTGCCGTACGCGGTGCGCAAGCGGGTCGCGCTGGCCCGCGCCCTCGCCGCCCGACCGCGGCTGCTGCTGCTCGACGAGCCGGCCGGCGGCCTCGGCGCCGAGGAGGTCGAGGAGCTGGGCCAGCTCATCCGGTCGCTGCCCCGGCAGAGCGGTGGGGAGTGTGCCGTCGTGCTGGTGGAGCACCACATGGATTTGGTGATGGCGGTCTGCGACGAGATCGTCGTGCTCGACTTCGGCCGTGTGGTGGCCGCCGGCACTCCGGACGAGGTCCGGGACAACCCGGCGGTGGCCGAGGCATACCTGGGCGCCGATGTGAGCACAGTGGACGCGGAGGCACCGGCGTGA
- a CDS encoding SDR family oxidoreductase, which yields MRLAGAVTVVTGGGSGIGAALARRFAERGAVVVVNDVDADAARAVAERVGGVALPGDAGDPAAVAQLVATVWERYGGLDLFCANAGVAADDSIGDPDAAWELSWRVNVMAHVYAARALLPRWLDAGRGRLLVTASAAGLLTMLGGAPYAVTKHAAIGYAEWLRATYHHRGVTVQALCPQGVRTPMLDRAGRAGAALLEPDAIGADDVADRVEEALAGDRFLVLPHAEVAEHYRRRATDTDRWLRAMNGIQRSLEAPDQKGDPGPV from the coding sequence TTGCGGCTCGCCGGCGCCGTCACGGTCGTGACCGGCGGTGGCTCGGGCATCGGTGCGGCCCTGGCGCGCCGCTTCGCCGAGCGGGGCGCGGTGGTGGTCGTCAACGACGTCGACGCCGACGCCGCCCGCGCGGTCGCCGAGCGGGTGGGCGGTGTCGCGCTGCCCGGCGACGCGGGCGACCCGGCGGCGGTGGCACAGCTCGTGGCGACCGTGTGGGAGCGGTACGGCGGGCTCGACCTCTTCTGCGCGAACGCGGGCGTGGCCGCCGACGACAGCATCGGCGACCCGGACGCCGCGTGGGAGCTGTCCTGGCGGGTCAATGTGATGGCACACGTGTACGCCGCCCGCGCGCTGCTGCCCCGCTGGCTGGACGCCGGGCGGGGGCGGCTGCTTGTCACCGCGTCGGCGGCCGGACTGCTGACCATGCTCGGCGGCGCGCCGTACGCGGTCACCAAACACGCGGCGATCGGCTACGCGGAGTGGCTGCGCGCGACGTACCACCACCGGGGCGTCACCGTGCAGGCGCTGTGCCCGCAGGGTGTCCGCACACCGATGCTGGACCGCGCCGGCCGGGCCGGCGCCGCGCTGCTGGAACCGGACGCGATCGGCGCCGACGACGTGGCCGACCGGGTGGAGGAGGCCCTGGCCGGCGACCGCTTCCTGGTGCTGCCGCACGCCGAGGTGGCCGAGCACTACCGGCGCCGGGCCACCGACACCGACCGCTGGCTGCGCGCCATGAACGGCATCCAGCGTTCACTCGAGGCACCCGACCAGAAGGGCGACCCAGGCCCTGTTTGA
- a CDS encoding ABC transporter substrate-binding protein, whose translation MQLKQVLAAGASVALVLAVAACGGDDGGGGGGAAVPGVTDTEVVVGTHMPLTGPASAGYSKIAPATKAYFDHVNANGGVHGRKITYKIMDDGYNPANTQQVVRQLVLQDKVFAILNGLGTGTHTGVLDFLASNRVPDLFVASGSRSWDQPDKYPGTFGFNPDYTVEGKILATYIQKNFPGQKVCFLGQDDDFGRDSLLGIEKILGATGVAVKQKYVTTEPNVAPQVGALKAGACQVVMLATVPPFTALTLGTAARLSFRPQWVVSNVGADYTTVAGRLGEAKGLLEGMLAVNYLPSQFDLDDPWTALFKKINDQYNGSAEFDGNIVYGMAVGYLFVQALQAAGKDLTREGIIEAVEKGGFRGPGLAPLRFSGDDHSGYGGQRMTKVTGTTQEYFGPIYETDEADGPVKEYADQPPAPPANGIPAA comes from the coding sequence ATGCAGCTCAAGCAGGTTCTGGCCGCCGGCGCGTCCGTCGCGCTGGTGCTTGCCGTCGCGGCGTGCGGCGGCGACGACGGAGGCGGTGGGGGTGGCGCGGCGGTGCCGGGTGTCACCGACACCGAGGTCGTGGTCGGCACGCACATGCCGCTCACCGGCCCGGCTTCGGCCGGGTACTCGAAGATCGCCCCCGCGACGAAGGCCTACTTCGACCATGTCAACGCCAACGGCGGCGTGCACGGTCGCAAGATCACATACAAGATCATGGACGATGGGTACAACCCGGCGAACACCCAGCAGGTCGTCCGCCAGCTCGTCCTGCAGGACAAGGTCTTCGCCATCCTCAACGGGCTGGGCACCGGCACGCACACCGGCGTGCTCGACTTCCTCGCCAGCAACCGGGTGCCCGACCTGTTCGTCGCCTCCGGCAGCCGCAGTTGGGACCAGCCGGACAAGTACCCGGGGACGTTCGGCTTCAACCCGGACTACACGGTCGAGGGCAAGATCCTGGCCACCTACATCCAGAAGAACTTCCCCGGCCAGAAGGTCTGCTTCCTCGGCCAGGACGACGACTTCGGGCGGGACAGCCTGCTCGGCATCGAGAAGATCCTGGGCGCGACCGGTGTGGCGGTGAAGCAGAAGTACGTCACCACGGAGCCCAACGTCGCCCCGCAGGTCGGCGCGCTCAAGGCAGGCGCCTGCCAGGTCGTGATGCTGGCGACCGTGCCACCGTTCACCGCGCTCACGCTCGGCACCGCGGCCCGGCTCAGCTTCCGTCCACAGTGGGTGGTGTCCAACGTCGGCGCCGACTACACCACAGTGGCCGGCCGGCTCGGCGAGGCCAAGGGCCTGCTGGAAGGCATGCTCGCGGTCAACTACCTGCCGTCGCAGTTCGACCTGGACGACCCGTGGACAGCGCTCTTCAAGAAGATCAATGACCAGTACAACGGCAGCGCCGAGTTCGACGGCAACATCGTGTACGGCATGGCGGTCGGCTACCTGTTCGTGCAGGCGCTGCAGGCCGCCGGCAAGGACCTCACCCGCGAGGGCATCATCGAGGCCGTGGAGAAGGGCGGGTTCCGCGGGCCGGGGCTCGCGCCGCTGCGCTTCTCCGGAGACGATCACTCCGGGTACGGTGGGCAGCGGATGACCAAGGTCACCGGGACCACGCAGGAGTACTTCGGCCCCATCTACGAGACGGACGAGGCCGACGGACCGGTCAAGGAGTACGCCGACCAGCCGCCGGCCCCACCGGCCAACGGCATCCCAGCGGCGTAG
- a CDS encoding class I SAM-dependent methyltransferase, translating into MDGADPQRWSTVAQGWAELWGGYPEPAWRAILDAAGAGPGTRLLDVGCGAGDLLAYAAGRGLDIAGVDPAPGMVEYARARLPAADLRRGGAERLPWPDGTFDVTVSVNALQFADDTLDALTEMTRVTRLSGYVAVANWAEGSQNDLNVIEEAVARADDEEPLPDGELRREGGLEALLTEGGLRVVAAGLVRMPWHAHDGDTLVRGVLLGEDGATMAARAPVVLAAARPYRDAAGRYRLVNAFRYALGTRP; encoded by the coding sequence ATGGATGGAGCTGATCCACAGCGGTGGTCGACGGTCGCGCAGGGCTGGGCGGAGCTGTGGGGCGGGTACCCCGAGCCGGCCTGGCGGGCGATCCTCGACGCGGCCGGCGCCGGCCCGGGCACCCGCCTGCTCGACGTGGGCTGCGGCGCCGGCGACCTGCTGGCGTACGCGGCCGGCCGCGGCCTCGACATCGCCGGCGTGGATCCCGCGCCCGGAATGGTCGAGTACGCCCGCGCGCGGCTGCCCGCCGCCGACCTCCGCCGCGGCGGAGCCGAGCGGCTGCCCTGGCCGGACGGCACCTTCGACGTGACGGTGTCGGTCAACGCGCTCCAGTTCGCCGACGACACGCTGGACGCCCTCACCGAGATGACCCGCGTCACCCGCCTGTCCGGTTACGTGGCAGTCGCGAACTGGGCGGAAGGTTCACAAAACGACCTGAACGTGATCGAGGAGGCGGTAGCTCGCGCCGACGACGAAGAGCCACTGCCCGACGGCGAGCTGCGGCGCGAGGGCGGCCTGGAAGCCCTGCTCACCGAGGGCGGCCTGCGGGTGGTGGCCGCCGGCCTCGTGCGGATGCCCTGGCACGCCCACGACGGCGACACGCTGGTCCGCGGCGTCCTGCTGGGCGAGGACGGGGCCACGATGGCCGCCCGCGCCCCGGTGGTGCTGGCCGCCGCCCGCCCGTACCGCGACGCGGCAGGCCGGTACCGGCTGGTGAACGCGTTCCGGTACGCGCTGGGCACCCGCCCCTGA
- a CDS encoding acyl-CoA dehydrogenase family protein, with protein MSANTWEAAELRSLAKELVARHPVDGDPLAFLRARFDAGLAWVHFPVGLGGLGAPRALQSAVDEELAAAGAPDNDPGRIGIGLGMAAPTILRHGTPAQQRRFLRPLWTGQEVWCQLFSEPGAGSDLAAVGTRAVRDGDAWVVSGQKVWTSLAHKARWAILLARTDPDAPKHQGMTYFVCDMTAPGVEVRPLRQITGEAEFNEVFLTDVRLPDDLRLGAPGEGWAVARTTLMNERVAIGGTPVPREGGPIEPLVRAWREWPEVRTAGLHDELMRLWVRAEAARLTGARLRQQLAAGEPGPEGSAVKLTHAMLTQRITGLELEVLGEAGLRHDDWTLRRPERTDVLDRAATHRYLRAKGNSIEGGTSEVLRGIIAERVLGLPAEPRTDTTVAWKDLPR; from the coding sequence GTGAGTGCAAATACATGGGAGGCGGCCGAGCTGCGGTCCCTCGCCAAGGAGCTGGTGGCCCGGCATCCGGTCGACGGTGACCCGCTCGCGTTCCTGCGCGCCCGCTTCGACGCCGGGCTGGCCTGGGTGCACTTCCCGGTCGGCCTCGGCGGCCTGGGCGCGCCCCGCGCGCTGCAGTCGGCGGTCGACGAGGAGCTCGCCGCCGCGGGCGCGCCGGACAACGACCCGGGCCGGATCGGCATCGGCCTCGGCATGGCCGCGCCGACCATCCTGCGGCACGGCACGCCGGCACAGCAGCGGCGCTTCCTGCGTCCACTCTGGACCGGGCAGGAGGTGTGGTGCCAGCTGTTCAGCGAGCCCGGCGCCGGGTCCGACCTGGCCGCCGTCGGCACCCGCGCGGTCCGCGACGGTGACGCCTGGGTGGTCAGCGGGCAGAAGGTCTGGACCTCCCTCGCGCACAAGGCGCGCTGGGCGATCCTGCTGGCCCGCACCGACCCGGACGCCCCCAAGCACCAGGGCATGACCTACTTCGTCTGCGACATGACCGCGCCCGGCGTCGAGGTGCGTCCGCTGCGGCAGATCACCGGCGAGGCCGAGTTCAACGAGGTCTTCCTGACCGACGTGCGGCTCCCGGACGACCTGCGGCTCGGCGCACCCGGCGAGGGCTGGGCGGTCGCTCGCACCACGTTGATGAACGAGCGGGTGGCGATCGGCGGCACCCCCGTGCCCCGCGAGGGCGGGCCTATCGAGCCGCTCGTGCGGGCCTGGCGCGAGTGGCCCGAGGTGCGCACCGCGGGCCTGCACGACGAGCTGATGCGGCTGTGGGTGCGCGCCGAGGCGGCCCGGCTGACCGGCGCCCGCCTGCGCCAGCAGCTCGCCGCGGGCGAGCCCGGGCCGGAGGGTTCGGCGGTCAAGCTCACGCACGCCATGCTCACCCAGCGGATCACCGGCCTGGAGCTGGAGGTGCTGGGCGAGGCCGGCCTGCGGCACGACGACTGGACGCTGCGCCGGCCCGAGCGCACCGACGTGCTCGACCGGGCCGCCACCCATCGATACCTACGGGCCAAGGGCAACTCGATCGAAGGCGGCACCTCCGAGGTGCTGCGCGGCATCATCGCCGAGCGCGTGCTGGGACTGCCCGCCGAGCCGCGCACCGACACCACCGTCGCCTGGAAGGACCTGCCGCGATGA
- a CDS encoding GNAT family N-acetyltransferase, producing the protein MFIRRETPDDATAIRAVHAAAFGHPEQPDRPPVEADLVDALRASDAWLPALSLVCTDPSGELAGHVVCTRASIAGEPVALGLGPLGVVPSQQRSGVGSALMHAVLGAADALDEPLVVLLGHKDYYPRFGFRPAAALGITPPVAEWGEHFQARPLGAYQSRLRGPFTYAAPFEGL; encoded by the coding sequence ATGTTCATCCGACGCGAGACCCCTGACGACGCGACCGCGATCCGGGCCGTCCACGCCGCGGCCTTCGGGCACCCGGAGCAGCCCGACCGCCCGCCGGTGGAGGCTGACCTCGTCGACGCCCTCCGGGCGAGCGACGCCTGGCTGCCCGCGCTGTCACTGGTCTGCACCGACCCGAGCGGCGAGCTTGCCGGGCACGTCGTCTGCACCCGGGCGAGCATCGCCGGCGAGCCGGTGGCGCTCGGCCTCGGCCCGCTCGGCGTCGTGCCGTCCCAGCAGCGCAGCGGCGTGGGTTCGGCGCTCATGCACGCCGTGCTCGGTGCCGCCGACGCGCTGGACGAGCCGCTCGTGGTGCTGCTCGGCCACAAGGACTACTACCCGCGCTTCGGGTTTCGGCCGGCCGCCGCGCTGGGCATCACGCCGCCGGTCGCGGAGTGGGGCGAGCACTTCCAGGCCCGCCCGCTGGGTGCGTACCAGTCACGCCTGCGCGGACCGTTCACGTACGCGGCGCCCTTCGAAGGGCTCTGA
- a CDS encoding branched-chain amino acid ABC transporter permease: protein MDRFVFLTFDGLSRGAVYSAFALALVLIWRGARIVNFAQGAMAIATVYAAYSVTSATGSYWLGFGAALLCGLALGAVVERGVMRFVGHASPLNAVIVALGLVLVIQAVLGMLYGNEYRPAEAPFSRTAFTVGGLAFLSRYDLFVFAAVVVLMVGLALLFTRTPVGLRLRAAAFAPEVSRLLGVNVAGMRTLAWALASAVGALAAMLIVPTGLGLHPTSMDLVFVTAFTAAVVGGLESPLGAVAGGLAVGLLLSYVSGYAGAEMSPVAVLLLLLAVLLVRPSGLFSTVAARRV, encoded by the coding sequence GTGGACCGGTTCGTGTTCCTCACGTTCGACGGGCTGTCCCGCGGCGCGGTGTACTCCGCGTTCGCGCTCGCGCTCGTGCTCATCTGGCGCGGCGCCCGGATCGTCAACTTCGCCCAGGGCGCGATGGCCATCGCCACCGTGTACGCGGCGTACAGCGTCACCTCGGCGACCGGCTCGTACTGGCTCGGCTTCGGCGCCGCTCTCCTTTGTGGACTGGCGCTGGGCGCCGTGGTGGAGCGGGGCGTGATGCGCTTCGTCGGGCACGCCTCGCCGCTCAACGCGGTCATCGTCGCGCTGGGGCTCGTGCTGGTCATCCAGGCGGTGCTCGGAATGCTGTACGGCAACGAGTACCGCCCCGCCGAGGCGCCGTTCAGCCGCACCGCGTTCACCGTGGGCGGCCTCGCCTTCCTGTCCCGGTACGACCTGTTCGTCTTCGCCGCCGTGGTGGTGTTGATGGTGGGGCTCGCGCTGCTGTTCACCCGCACCCCGGTCGGCCTGCGGCTGCGGGCCGCCGCCTTCGCGCCGGAGGTCTCCCGCCTGCTCGGTGTCAACGTGGCCGGCATGCGGACGCTGGCCTGGGCGCTCGCCTCGGCGGTCGGTGCCCTTGCCGCCATGCTCATCGTGCCGACCGGACTCGGCCTGCACCCCACGTCGATGGACCTGGTCTTCGTCACCGCGTTCACCGCGGCGGTGGTGGGCGGCCTGGAAAGCCCGCTGGGCGCCGTCGCCGGCGGGCTCGCCGTCGGGCTGCTGCTTTCCTACGTCAGCGGGTACGCGGGCGCCGAGATGAGTCCCGTCGCGGTGCTGCTGCTCCTGCTGGCGGTGCTGCTGGTGCGCCCCTCCGGGCTCTTCTCGACGGTGGCGGCGAGGCGGGTATGA